In Mustelus asterias unplaced genomic scaffold, sMusAst1.hap1.1 HAP1_SCAFFOLD_201, whole genome shotgun sequence, the following proteins share a genomic window:
- the LOC144485606 gene encoding uncharacterized protein LOC144485606, which produces MRKDDKALGSLGTHYAGVVSTVHSDQRPFKCCECGKSFKSGKDLLIHQHTHTGERPFICNMCGKGFTQSSHLLTHQSVHTDRRPFKCSDCEKNFKSKKDLLIHQRTHTGERPFICSVCGKGFTCSSQLLKHRFVHTDQRPFNCSECEKTFKSKKDLLKHQHTHTGERPFICSLCGKGFTRLAHLLRHHRVHTGERPFTCPVCCQEFIDTSDLLIHRRVHTGERPYTCPLCGKRFTQSSHLTTHQLVHTDQRPFECSDCEKRFKSKQNLLKHQRVHTGERPFNCSMCGKGFAQSNNLLKHQQVHRQQQGLDSAVLAAVNHTQD; this is translated from the coding sequence GTTCACTCTGatcagagaccgtttaaatgttgtgagtgtgggaagagctttaaaagcGGAAAGGATTTGTTGAttcaccaacacactcacactggggagaggcctttcatctGTAACATGTGtggtaagggattcactcagtcatcccacctcctgacacaccaaagtgttcacactgatcggagaccatttaaatgttctGATTGCGAGAAGAACTTTAAAAGTAAAAAGGATTTACTGATTCACCAACGcactcatactggggagaggccgttcatctgctccgtgtgtgggaagggattcacttgttcatcccagcTCCTGAAACATCGatttgttcacactgatcagagacctttcaattgttctgaatgtgagaaaacatttaaaagcaaaaaggatcttctgaaacaccagcacactcacacaggggagaggccgttcatctgctctctctgtgggaagggattcactcgattagctcaccttctgagacaccatcgagttcacactggggagaggccgttcacctgccctgtgtgttgtCAGGAATTCATTGATACATCTGACCTTCTgatacaccggcgagttcacactggagagagaccttacACTTGCCCCCTGTGCggcaagagattcactcagtcatcccacctgactacacaccaacttgttcacactgatcagagaccttttgagtgttctgattgtgagaagagatttaaaagtaaacagaatctgctgaaacaccagcgagttcacactggggaaaggccgttcaactgctccatgtgtgggaagggattcgctcagtcaaacaacctgctgaaacaccagcaagttcacaggcaacagcaagggttggattctgctgttcttgctgctgttaatcacacccaggactga